One window of the Natrinema sp. CBA1119 genome contains the following:
- a CDS encoding adenosylcobinamide amidohydrolase, with product MTATDTDYDTIRRDGVLRVARSGTEWLSTGWNGGRHTADCAYNVSVPEGWERTDLGTYVDERLERAGFEPTAADAATAGDAVGPALLTGVDIADARGARRGPVTAYATAGISNPAALPMDPDPVGATDLDGAATDESALEQGRGTVNVIVGTTRALAPGALANLIAVAAEAKAATLLAETGFPGTTTDAVIVGHDPSGSAAAFSGSGTEVGAATRACVRDAIRASLRVHYTDSDVSLPESVADAAYGVSTDDRAEVFRPGLEPGVDDDRGATE from the coding sequence ATGACTGCGACGGACACGGACTACGACACGATCCGACGAGACGGCGTCCTCCGGGTCGCCAGATCGGGGACCGAGTGGCTCTCGACCGGCTGGAACGGGGGCCGCCACACGGCGGACTGCGCGTACAACGTCTCGGTTCCGGAGGGTTGGGAGCGGACCGACCTCGGGACGTACGTCGACGAGCGCCTCGAGCGCGCGGGATTCGAGCCGACCGCCGCAGACGCAGCAACCGCCGGAGACGCGGTCGGCCCGGCCCTGCTGACCGGCGTCGACATCGCGGACGCTCGCGGCGCTCGCCGGGGTCCGGTGACGGCCTATGCGACCGCCGGAATTTCGAATCCGGCCGCGTTGCCGATGGATCCCGATCCCGTCGGCGCGACCGATCTCGACGGGGCAGCGACGGACGAATCGGCGCTCGAGCAGGGACGAGGAACCGTCAACGTCATCGTCGGGACGACGCGGGCCCTCGCACCGGGTGCGCTGGCGAATCTGATCGCGGTCGCCGCGGAAGCAAAGGCCGCGACGCTGCTCGCCGAAACAGGCTTTCCGGGCACGACGACGGACGCGGTCATCGTCGGCCACGATCCGTCGGGATCGGCGGCGGCGTTTTCGGGCAGTGGCACCGAGGTCGGCGCGGCCACGCGTGCGTGCGTTCGAGACGCGATTCGGGCGTCGCTACGCGTTCACTACACGGACAGCGATGTCTCTCTCCCGGAATCGGTCGCGGACGCGGCGTACGGCGTTTCGACGGACGATCGCGCCGAGGTCTTTCGACCGGGGCTCGAGCCGGGAGTCGACGACGATCGCGGTGCAACGGAGTGA
- a CDS encoding HAD family hydrolase: MGVSFDLFGTLVTADRPDDPATAVATELAKRDVTVPDDWADAYAEPHVDAPDGAEVPLPAHVSRALASCGVDYEHNAARRAVVAAFDPTVETKPGALEAVDAARERGSVAICSNCSVPELVGRTLVRSDFERDDFDAIVTSVGCGWRKPAPEIFELTADELGVAPADLIHVGDDPEADGGIEAVGGTALVLEGRSLADVPARLATVAECSSHD, translated from the coding sequence ATGGGAGTATCGTTCGACCTTTTCGGGACGCTCGTGACCGCCGACCGGCCAGACGATCCGGCCACAGCCGTGGCGACCGAACTCGCCAAGCGGGACGTGACGGTGCCCGACGACTGGGCCGACGCCTATGCGGAACCACACGTCGATGCGCCAGACGGTGCGGAGGTACCGCTGCCGGCCCACGTCTCCCGCGCGCTCGCGAGTTGCGGCGTCGACTACGAGCACAACGCCGCCCGACGAGCCGTCGTCGCGGCGTTCGATCCGACCGTCGAGACCAAACCAGGAGCGCTCGAGGCGGTCGACGCCGCCCGCGAGCGGGGGTCGGTGGCGATCTGTTCGAACTGCAGCGTCCCGGAGTTGGTCGGGCGGACGCTCGTCAGGTCCGACTTCGAGCGCGACGATTTCGACGCGATCGTGACGAGCGTCGGCTGTGGCTGGCGCAAGCCCGCCCCGGAAATCTTCGAACTGACGGCCGACGAACTCGGCGTCGCCCCCGCGGATCTGATCCACGTCGGCGACGATCCGGAGGCCGACGGCGGGATCGAGGCCGTCGGCGGAACGGCGCTGGTGCTCGAGGGGCGATCGCTCGCGGACGTGCCGGCGCGACTGGCGACGGTCGCCGAATGCAGCAGTCATGACTGA
- the cobS gene encoding adenosylcobinamide-GDP ribazoletransferase, protein MAVTGRWIGAVRGALGFLTRLPIGYRDGDWDAFRATPAAFPIAGLVAGGLTAIPLLAAGTLAAPTVALGYLLSVYAVTGIHHLDGIADLGDALVVHGDAERRRGVLKDTTTGVGAILAVAITVAALALAGLGLAGLSIRAAIGVAIGAEVGTKLGMAAMACFGRAATDGMGKRFTDAAAPVSFLLPVAVALAAAASIGAALGRPLPVAVALTGAVAGIALPWYWADRHLGGINGDIFGAANEIGRVAGVHLGVIAWTLS, encoded by the coding sequence ATGGCGGTGACCGGCCGCTGGATCGGCGCCGTTCGCGGCGCGCTCGGGTTTCTGACGCGGCTCCCGATCGGCTACCGCGACGGCGACTGGGACGCGTTCCGGGCGACGCCGGCGGCGTTTCCGATCGCCGGTCTCGTGGCGGGTGGGCTGACGGCGATCCCGCTACTTGCTGCGGGCACACTCGCAGCGCCGACCGTCGCGCTGGGATACCTGCTGTCGGTGTACGCCGTGACGGGGATCCACCATCTCGACGGTATCGCCGATCTGGGCGACGCGCTGGTCGTCCACGGCGACGCGGAGCGGCGGCGAGGGGTGCTGAAGGACACGACGACGGGCGTCGGCGCGATACTGGCAGTGGCGATCACCGTCGCCGCGCTGGCGCTCGCTGGGCTCGGACTGGCTGGTCTCTCCATCCGCGCGGCGATCGGCGTCGCGATCGGCGCGGAAGTCGGAACGAAACTCGGGATGGCCGCGATGGCCTGTTTCGGCCGCGCGGCGACCGACGGGATGGGCAAACGGTTCACCGACGCGGCCGCGCCCGTATCGTTCCTGCTGCCCGTAGCGGTCGCCCTCGCAGCGGCCGCCAGTATCGGGGCCGCTCTGGGCCGGCCGCTCCCCGTCGCGGTCGCGCTCACCGGTGCCGTCGCCGGGATCGCGCTCCCCTGGTACTGGGCCGACCGGCATCTCGGAGGGATCAACGGCGATATCTTCGGCGCGGCCAACGAGATCGGTCGCGTCGCCGGCGTCCACCTGGGGGTGATCGCGTGGACGCTGTCGTGA
- a CDS encoding ABC transporter permease, with amino-acid sequence MSIREYVSDVETNWNWHGIKLVSALVYLSMILPLVVVVVNSFSAQRIATFPPEGLTLEWYVEFFRDEMFLSAVWVSTQVGIAAAILAGAIGTLTAMGFVRKPFPMKKALSIALLTPMIVPPVIVGVAATSFFTEIGLDRSIWWLIVMHTLLALPYAFLIVRSRLYLFDETLEDAAMTLGADRLVTFREITLPQIAPAIITAMVLSFVISFGEFTASQFWVQRETTTVPVVIYSMVRTTITPKVNVLATLVLVITMVVPVVGLAIQRWLTSDTS; translated from the coding sequence ATGAGCATTCGCGAGTACGTCTCCGACGTTGAAACGAACTGGAACTGGCACGGGATCAAACTCGTCTCGGCGCTGGTCTACCTCAGCATGATCCTCCCGCTCGTCGTCGTCGTCGTCAACTCCTTCAGCGCGCAACGGATCGCGACCTTCCCGCCGGAGGGGCTGACGCTGGAGTGGTACGTCGAGTTCTTCAGAGACGAGATGTTCCTGAGCGCCGTCTGGGTGAGCACGCAGGTCGGAATCGCCGCCGCGATACTGGCGGGCGCGATCGGCACGCTCACTGCCATGGGATTCGTCCGGAAGCCGTTTCCCATGAAAAAGGCGCTTTCGATCGCGCTCCTGACCCCGATGATCGTCCCGCCCGTGATCGTCGGCGTCGCGGCGACGAGCTTCTTCACCGAGATCGGACTGGATCGGAGCATCTGGTGGCTGATCGTCATGCACACGCTGCTCGCGTTGCCCTACGCGTTCCTGATCGTCCGCAGTCGCCTCTATCTCTTCGACGAAACGCTCGAGGACGCGGCGATGACCCTCGGCGCGGATCGGCTGGTGACGTTCCGAGAGATCACGCTTCCACAGATCGCGCCCGCGATCATCACGGCGATGGTGCTCTCGTTCGTCATCTCCTTTGGCGAGTTCACCGCCTCGCAGTTCTGGGTGCAGCGGGAAACGACCACGGTACCGGTCGTCATCTACTCGATGGTGCGAACGACGATCACGCCGAAGGTGAACGTGCTCGCGACGCTCGTGCTCGTGATCACGATGGTCGTCCCGGTCGTCGGCCTCGCGATCCAGCGCTGGCTGACCAGCGACACCAGCTGA
- a CDS encoding histidinol-phosphate transaminase — MDPNSIRTGERVPHGGETDRDLLDFSANTNPCTPDGVADVYAGALEESRRYPDDGYPEFRAAAAAFIGCDLDRVIPTPGGLAAIRLAMEATLEPGDEALVPYPSFGEYAREVELQGATPRFVRYDELCEIGPTVLEASALAVLCTPNNPTGDAIDSDALEAFAARCADADTTLLVDEAFLGFTDRRSAAELERENVIVARSLTKLFGLPGLRAGFAVASGEQRDALATARRTWSLGTPAARVGAHCLRRNEFVRDTRERVAGERERMREALEQRFEVHESVAPYLLCDVGDRDVSTVVDDARAAGVTIRDATTFRALDSHVRVAVKDCAANDRLLAALGVRDYKDDDRETDR; from the coding sequence ATGGACCCTAATTCGATCCGAACGGGGGAGCGAGTCCCTCACGGCGGCGAGACCGATCGCGACCTGCTGGATTTCTCGGCCAATACGAACCCGTGTACTCCCGACGGCGTCGCGGACGTGTACGCTGGCGCGCTCGAGGAGTCTCGTCGCTATCCGGACGACGGCTACCCGGAGTTCCGGGCCGCCGCGGCGGCGTTCATCGGCTGCGATCTGGACCGGGTGATCCCCACTCCGGGCGGACTCGCCGCGATCCGGCTGGCGATGGAAGCCACGCTCGAGCCGGGCGACGAGGCGCTGGTTCCCTATCCGAGCTTCGGCGAGTACGCCCGCGAAGTCGAGTTACAGGGAGCGACACCGCGGTTCGTTCGCTACGATGAGCTGTGCGAGATCGGGCCGACCGTACTCGAGGCGTCTGCGCTCGCGGTGCTCTGCACCCCGAACAACCCCACCGGGGACGCGATCGATTCGGACGCGCTCGAGGCGTTCGCGGCCCGCTGTGCGGACGCCGACACGACGCTCCTGGTCGACGAGGCGTTCCTCGGCTTCACCGACCGGCGGTCGGCGGCCGAACTCGAGCGGGAGAACGTCATTGTCGCCCGCTCGCTCACCAAACTGTTCGGCCTGCCGGGGCTGCGAGCCGGTTTCGCCGTCGCGAGCGGCGAGCAGCGGGACGCGCTCGCGACCGCCCGTCGCACGTGGTCGCTCGGGACGCCGGCCGCTCGAGTCGGGGCGCACTGCCTGCGGCGAAACGAGTTCGTTCGCGACACGCGCGAACGCGTCGCCGGCGAGCGCGAGCGGATGCGGGAGGCGCTCGAGCAACGGTTCGAGGTCCACGAATCGGTTGCCCCGTACCTCCTCTGTGACGTGGGAGATCGCGACGTATCGACCGTGGTCGACGACGCGCGAGCGGCCGGCGTGACGATCCGCGACGCGACGACATTCCGCGCGCTCGACTCCCACGTCCGGGTCGCGGTCAAAGACTGCGCGGCGAACGACCGACTGCTCGCGGCGCTCGGCGTTCGCGATTACAAAGACGACGACCGCGAAACCGATCGATGA
- the cobT gene encoding nicotinate mononucleotide-dependent phosphoribosyltransferase CobT, giving the protein MRLLLPAGTTETALIDGISAAGAAPELMEHTPSADVEILEYGEPVMSPVTPVSPNGCPTPAAVTRAVREVIGFDVSVIDAGLTQSTAAPTIDLDVGPGDDIRESVAVPDARATFDRASNYGASLPDDRLVIGETVPGGTTTALGVLTALGEPAGVSSSLPENPIERKRRVVDEALAASDLEPGDCDGAPLEAIEAVGDPVQPTVTGIAAGALEAGTDVTLAGGTQMVAVAALLRHAGIDAPLSIATTSFVADEQGDRLTDACERFACEVTVTDPGFDERDHVAMARYCAGEAKEGVAMGGALSLIPEGRMGEVRDRLEAVCARLGIESEGGESGVENDEGSDGAEEGTHGP; this is encoded by the coding sequence ATGCGGCTCCTTCTCCCTGCCGGGACGACCGAGACGGCCCTGATCGACGGCATTAGCGCCGCCGGGGCCGCCCCGGAGCTGATGGAGCACACGCCCTCGGCGGACGTCGAGATCCTCGAGTACGGGGAACCGGTTATGTCGCCGGTGACGCCAGTAAGTCCGAACGGCTGTCCGACGCCCGCCGCCGTGACCCGGGCAGTTCGGGAAGTGATCGGCTTCGACGTGTCGGTGATCGACGCGGGACTCACGCAGTCGACGGCCGCGCCGACGATCGACCTCGACGTGGGCCCCGGCGACGATATCCGCGAATCGGTGGCCGTGCCGGACGCGAGAGCGACCTTCGATCGCGCGTCCAACTACGGCGCGAGCCTGCCGGACGACCGGCTCGTAATCGGCGAGACGGTCCCCGGCGGGACGACGACCGCGCTCGGGGTTCTCACCGCGCTCGGCGAACCCGCCGGCGTCTCCTCCTCGCTGCCCGAGAATCCGATCGAGCGCAAGCGTCGAGTCGTCGACGAGGCGCTGGCCGCGAGCGACCTCGAGCCGGGCGACTGCGACGGTGCGCCCCTCGAGGCGATCGAAGCCGTGGGGGATCCCGTCCAACCGACGGTGACCGGAATCGCAGCCGGCGCGCTCGAGGCCGGCACCGACGTGACGCTGGCCGGCGGGACCCAGATGGTCGCCGTCGCAGCCCTGTTGCGTCACGCCGGGATCGACGCGCCGCTATCGATCGCGACCACCTCGTTCGTGGCCGACGAACAGGGGGACCGACTGACGGACGCCTGCGAGCGCTTCGCCTGCGAGGTGACCGTCACCGATCCCGGCTTCGACGAGCGCGATCACGTCGCGATGGCGCGCTACTGCGCCGGCGAGGCCAAGGAGGGCGTCGCGATGGGCGGCGCGCTCTCGCTCATCCCCGAGGGCCGGATGGGCGAGGTCAGGGACCGGCTCGAGGCGGTCTGTGCTCGACTGGGTATCGAGAGCGAGGGCGGTGAATCGGGTGTCGAAAACGACGAAGGCAGTGACGGAGCCGAAGAGGGTACCCATGGACCCTAA
- a CDS encoding fumarylacetoacetate hydrolase family protein, with protein MKYARIATDDGPVAGRYEDGVVHTDDGVYEVDTEAAFLPPCEPSALYCVGRNYAATLDQMAYERPDEPTFFIKPPASLVGHEDPIPYPGFSDEVTYAGELAAVIDDPCRNLSEDEVPEVVRGYTILNDMDALDQENLPARKAFDASGPLGPWIETAVDPTDIDMHTDVAGERRQEANTERMLFDPYEIIAFLSRRFTLRPGDVISFGSPANPGLVEPGDTVEITYDGVGTLRNTVADSSERETLPLE; from the coding sequence ATGAAATACGCGCGGATCGCAACCGACGACGGACCGGTTGCCGGACGATACGAGGACGGCGTCGTTCACACCGACGACGGCGTCTACGAGGTCGACACGGAAGCGGCCTTCCTGCCGCCCTGCGAACCCTCGGCACTATACTGCGTCGGCCGGAACTACGCGGCGACCCTCGATCAGATGGCGTACGAGCGGCCCGACGAACCCACCTTCTTCATCAAGCCGCCCGCGTCGCTCGTCGGCCACGAGGATCCGATACCCTATCCCGGTTTCAGCGACGAAGTGACCTACGCCGGCGAGCTCGCGGCCGTCATCGACGACCCCTGTCGGAACCTCTCGGAAGACGAGGTCCCCGAGGTCGTCCGCGGCTACACGATCCTGAACGATATGGACGCGCTCGACCAGGAGAACCTACCGGCCCGGAAAGCGTTCGACGCCTCCGGTCCGCTCGGTCCGTGGATCGAAACCGCCGTCGACCCGACAGACATCGACATGCACACCGACGTGGCTGGCGAGCGTCGACAGGAAGCCAACACGGAACGGATGCTGTTCGATCCGTACGAGATTATTGCCTTCCTCTCGCGGCGGTTCACCCTCCGTCCCGGTGACGTGATTTCGTTCGGCAGCCCCGCGAATCCTGGCCTCGTCGAACCCGGCGATACCGTCGAGATTACCTACGACGGCGTCGGCACGCTCCGGAACACGGTCGCCGACTCGAGCGAGCGGGAAACGCTGCCGCTCGAGTAG
- a CDS encoding winged helix-turn-helix domain-containing protein codes for MPGEPQPDDIDWDFKDRDIKILRELASDPQITSRELADLLEEKYDIDISNVTVSETIRKMRESRIFHEAILPNEEFYNFALFEFKFFPWGFSDNWKEAMEYIIDDEHTMMYFISNGEYQWKTIMMFRTREAESKWIHDFYREYGDVVLNVRNSVAHNMLKFRTDPKIFELLDES; via the coding sequence ATGCCCGGAGAGCCCCAACCGGACGACATCGACTGGGATTTCAAAGATCGGGACATCAAGATCCTTCGAGAGTTAGCGTCCGACCCGCAGATCACGAGTCGCGAGCTCGCGGACCTCCTCGAGGAGAAATACGATATCGATATCTCGAACGTCACGGTGAGTGAAACGATCCGGAAGATGCGGGAGTCGCGGATCTTTCACGAAGCCATCCTCCCGAACGAGGAGTTTTACAATTTCGCGCTGTTCGAGTTCAAATTCTTCCCGTGGGGATTCAGCGACAACTGGAAAGAGGCGATGGAGTACATCATCGATGACGAACACACCATGATGTACTTCATTTCGAACGGGGAGTATCAGTGGAAGACGATCATGATGTTCAGAACGCGCGAGGCGGAGTCGAAGTGGATCCACGACTTTTACCGGGAGTACGGCGACGTCGTCCTGAACGTTCGCAACTCCGTTGCACACAACATGTTGAAGTTCAGAACAGATCCGAAAATCTTCGAACTGCTCGACGAATCGTGA
- a CDS encoding NTP transferase domain-containing protein, whose translation MCGGKGTRLESPHEKPLHPIDGTAMVDRMLAGLRESEVETIYAAVSPKAPETRTHLEDRDSVATIETAGDGYVTDLIALLERSELAPPILTVAADLPLLEGPVVDRVLAAHGDSDASRTVCVPAALKRRLGVSIDARLEPDDHLAPTGVNVVGTTDESTTMTDVRYDPRLAVNVNRLEDARVAADRLQRRSAEGR comes from the coding sequence ATGTGTGGCGGGAAGGGCACCCGCCTCGAGAGTCCCCACGAGAAGCCGTTGCACCCGATCGACGGAACGGCGATGGTCGATCGCATGCTGGCCGGACTCCGGGAGAGCGAGGTCGAGACGATCTACGCCGCCGTCTCGCCGAAGGCACCGGAGACGCGGACTCACCTCGAGGACCGCGACAGTGTCGCGACGATCGAGACGGCCGGCGACGGCTACGTGACTGACCTGATAGCCCTCCTCGAGCGGTCCGAACTCGCGCCGCCGATTCTGACCGTCGCCGCGGACCTACCGCTGCTCGAGGGACCGGTCGTCGACCGGGTGCTCGCGGCGCACGGCGACAGCGACGCCTCGCGGACCGTCTGCGTTCCCGCGGCGCTCAAACGGCGCCTCGGGGTCAGTATCGACGCACGACTCGAGCCCGATGACCACCTCGCGCCGACCGGGGTCAACGTCGTCGGGACGACGGATGAATCCACGACTATGACAGACGTACGCTACGATCCACGACTGGCGGTGAACGTGAACCGACTCGAAGACGCCCGCGTCGCGGCCGACCGGCTGCAGCGCCGATCCGCGGAGGGACGCTAA
- a CDS encoding translation initiation factor IF-2 subunit beta: MDYEASLDRAMEEVPDIGGDEERLQIPDPQPQKDGAFTRVTNLDEIADVLSRDTEHLHRFIQRELGTSGKLENGRGRYNGTFSQTDLSAAIDAYVDEYVLCSECGLPDTRLVREDRTPMLRCDACGAFRPVTKRSTSSQQQQQQDAVEEGQTYTVEITGTGRKGDGVAEKGSYTIFVPGAEEGDVVEIYIKNISGNLAFARLD, from the coding sequence ATGGATTACGAAGCGAGTCTCGACCGAGCGATGGAGGAAGTCCCCGATATCGGGGGCGACGAAGAGCGGCTACAGATCCCCGATCCGCAGCCCCAGAAGGACGGTGCGTTCACGCGCGTCACGAATCTCGACGAGATAGCCGACGTGCTCTCGCGGGACACGGAGCATCTCCACCGGTTCATCCAGCGGGAACTGGGGACCAGCGGCAAACTCGAGAACGGCCGCGGCCGGTACAACGGCACATTCTCGCAGACGGACCTCAGCGCGGCGATCGACGCCTACGTCGACGAGTACGTCCTCTGTTCGGAGTGTGGCCTGCCGGATACGCGCCTCGTCCGCGAGGACCGAACGCCGATGTTGCGCTGTGACGCCTGCGGTGCGTTCCGACCGGTCACCAAGCGCTCGACCAGCAGCCAGCAGCAACAACAGCAAGACGCCGTCGAGGAGGGCCAAACCTACACGGTCGAAATCACCGGGACGGGCCGCAAGGGCGACGGCGTCGCGGAGAAGGGGAGCTACACGATCTTCGTCCCCGGTGCCGAAGAGGGCGACGTCGTGGAGATCTACATCAAGAACATCTCCGGCAACCTCGCATTCGCCCGACTCGACTGA
- the cbiB gene encoding adenosylcobinamide-phosphate synthase CbiB, which produces MLTTLSVIGLAFSLDLLLGEPPTAAHPVAWFGRLVDALDREWSETERGQRLAGVAIAVLAPLVPAGIAGGIVLAATTFHPTAGGVAAALVLFLTTSLRSLLELTANVVAATESDLETARQRVRGLVGRDTSTLSAGELRSAAVESAAENLADGLVASLLPFAVLAPVSLPAAAAVAAWVKGVNTLDSMLGYPSKPIGTGSARLDDLVMSLPARIAAVTIAVAAADPLAIGRARRWARVPPSPNSGWPMATLACALSVRLEKPGVYALNPDADLPTLADGERAVAVVGRAAVVSVVVAVALAVLVSESGQGLEFARGAAVGLPFAPIGASAARFPLVSLEGSDRESVGGRITAVSAKWR; this is translated from the coding sequence GTGCTGACGACGCTTTCGGTCATCGGGCTGGCGTTCAGCCTCGATCTCCTGCTCGGCGAGCCGCCGACCGCCGCCCATCCGGTGGCCTGGTTCGGCCGGCTCGTGGATGCGCTCGACCGGGAGTGGAGCGAGACCGAGCGCGGCCAGCGGCTGGCCGGCGTCGCAATCGCCGTTCTCGCTCCGCTCGTCCCCGCCGGTATCGCCGGCGGTATCGTCCTCGCTGCGACAACGTTCCATCCAACGGCCGGCGGGGTCGCCGCCGCGCTCGTCCTCTTCCTGACGACCAGCCTGCGCTCGCTGCTCGAGCTCACCGCGAACGTCGTTGCGGCGACCGAGAGCGACCTCGAGACGGCTCGCCAGCGGGTTAGGGGACTGGTCGGCCGGGACACGTCGACCCTCTCGGCCGGCGAGCTTCGCAGTGCGGCCGTCGAGAGCGCGGCCGAGAACCTCGCTGACGGGCTCGTCGCGAGCCTCCTCCCCTTCGCGGTACTCGCGCCGGTGTCGCTGCCGGCCGCCGCGGCGGTCGCCGCGTGGGTCAAGGGCGTCAACACGCTGGATTCGATGCTCGGCTACCCCTCGAAGCCGATCGGCACCGGCAGCGCGCGGCTCGACGACCTCGTGATGTCCCTGCCCGCCCGGATCGCGGCCGTCACGATCGCCGTCGCCGCGGCCGACCCGCTCGCGATCGGTCGCGCTCGACGGTGGGCGCGCGTCCCACCATCGCCGAACTCCGGCTGGCCGATGGCGACGCTGGCCTGCGCGCTCTCCGTTCGACTCGAGAAGCCGGGCGTCTACGCGCTCAACCCCGACGCCGACCTCCCGACGCTAGCGGACGGCGAACGAGCCGTTGCAGTCGTCGGGCGGGCTGCCGTCGTCTCCGTCGTCGTCGCCGTGGCGCTCGCAGTGCTCGTCTCGGAGTCGGGCCAGGGACTCGAGTTCGCTCGCGGAGCGGCCGTCGGGCTCCCGTTCGCACCGATCGGTGCATCGGCCGCCCGGTTCCCGCTCGTGTCGCTCGAGGGTTCGGACCGTGAATCAGTCGGCGGTCGGATCACGGCGGTGAGCGCGAAATGGCGGTGA
- a CDS encoding ABC transporter permease, which translates to MSSETTSTTAETPDRIESIRQRLMESERFGYLLSPGSGLLWVLLFLFLPLTVIVAFSFFRAGEFGTIIYEPTLENYRRFVNGTVYQRVIGRSLLIGVVTTLIVLPFGYTLGYFLGRSKSRWTPILLGLVVVQFWVPLVIRTYAWIPILGRQGIVNDFLLWLGVVSQPVEILYTTHGMILGLSVSILPFMVLPVYSIVSTIDEEIIQAAKTLGASDARAFREVTFPLSWPGIVSGILFTFILSAGSYLAPQLLGGTGDRLIAPVIETVFSQDFNWPFAATLSLVYVALIVGILYLFSRKADIEEALEGTQL; encoded by the coding sequence ATGAGCAGCGAAACCACATCGACGACGGCAGAGACGCCCGATCGAATCGAATCGATCCGACAGCGACTGATGGAGAGCGAGCGGTTCGGCTACCTGCTCTCCCCGGGATCAGGACTGCTGTGGGTGCTGTTGTTCCTGTTCCTGCCGTTGACGGTCATCGTCGCGTTCAGTTTCTTCCGGGCCGGCGAGTTCGGGACCATCATTTACGAACCGACGCTCGAGAACTACCGGCGGTTCGTCAACGGAACCGTCTATCAGCGCGTGATCGGTCGATCGCTGCTGATCGGCGTCGTGACGACGCTGATCGTGTTACCGTTCGGGTACACGCTCGGATACTTCCTGGGACGGTCCAAAAGCCGCTGGACGCCGATCCTGTTGGGACTCGTCGTCGTCCAGTTCTGGGTCCCGCTCGTGATCCGTACCTACGCGTGGATCCCGATCCTGGGCCGACAGGGGATCGTCAACGACTTCCTGCTGTGGCTCGGCGTCGTTAGCCAACCGGTCGAGATACTCTATACGACCCACGGGATGATTCTCGGCCTGTCGGTGAGCATCTTGCCGTTCATGGTACTGCCGGTGTACTCGATCGTCAGCACGATCGACGAGGAAATCATCCAGGCGGCGAAGACCCTGGGTGCAAGCGATGCTCGGGCGTTCCGGGAGGTGACGTTTCCCCTCTCCTGGCCCGGCATCGTCTCGGGCATCCTGTTCACGTTCATCCTCTCGGCGGGATCGTATCTGGCACCCCAGCTTCTCGGCGGGACCGGCGACCGACTGATCGCACCCGTCATCGAGACCGTGTTCAGCCAGGACTTCAACTGGCCGTTCGCGGCGACGCTGTCGCTCGTCTACGTGGCACTGATCGTGGGTATACTCTACCTGTTCAGTAGAAAAGCGGATATCGAGGAAGCACTCGAGGGAACCCAGCTATGA